One genomic region from Haloarcula sp. DT43 encodes:
- a CDS encoding DUF5805 domain-containing protein, translated as MASDSERATVRTYIPAYQKDQWQTHAEELDMSQSEFVRTMVQAGRRGFEPAVENDGSDSEESEAEEPRSPDATPGGDALKDRVRDILSDGDYYEWDDLLAELTDDIKERLEETLQELQSENEVQYSGRHGGYVQDE; from the coding sequence ATGGCCAGTGACAGCGAGCGAGCGACGGTCCGGACGTACATCCCGGCCTACCAGAAGGACCAGTGGCAGACTCACGCCGAGGAACTGGACATGAGCCAAAGCGAGTTCGTCCGAACGATGGTCCAGGCGGGCCGGCGCGGGTTCGAACCGGCGGTCGAGAATGACGGTTCGGACTCCGAAGAGAGCGAGGCCGAGGAACCCCGTTCTCCGGACGCTACCCCTGGGGGTGACGCTCTGAAAGACCGGGTGCGCGACATCCTCTCTGACGGCGACTACTACGAGTGGGACGACCTCCTCGCGGAACTGACCGACGACATCAAGGAACGTCTCGAAGAGACACTGCAGGAACTGCAGTCCGAAAACGAAGTCCAGTACAGCGGGCGACACGGGGGGTACGTTCAGGACGAATGA
- a CDS encoding winged helix-turn-helix domain-containing protein, which translates to MANDTPAYDFKERDVYILRELAKNSSISSRDLAEILEDEYGIDVSYVTVNESIRNMREAGVFREAIVPNEEYFIFELFEFKFNPEYFADTWRNTMEKIRDDEHTLMYFLSDGEYQWKSIMLFPTREHGERWLHEFYKNHGKTVLNVRTSVMTNVLEFGASPDLFDYLDGEDDYQF; encoded by the coding sequence ATGGCAAACGATACGCCGGCATACGATTTCAAAGAGAGGGACGTCTACATCCTCCGAGAGCTTGCGAAAAACTCCAGTATCTCTTCCCGTGACCTCGCCGAAATCCTCGAAGACGAGTACGGCATCGATGTCTCGTACGTCACTGTCAACGAGTCCATCCGCAACATGCGTGAGGCGGGTGTGTTCCGGGAAGCAATCGTTCCAAACGAGGAGTACTTCATATTCGAACTGTTCGAATTCAAGTTCAACCCCGAGTACTTCGCGGACACGTGGCGCAACACGATGGAGAAAATCCGCGACGACGAACACACGCTCATGTACTTCCTGTCGGACGGCGAGTACCAGTGGAAGTCTATCATGCTCTTTCCGACGCGTGAACACGGCGAGCGCTGGCTCCACGAGTTCTACAAGAACCACGGCAAGACGGTGCTGAACGTCCGCACGAGTGTGATGACGAACGTCCTTGAGTTCGGTGCCAGCCCGGACCTCTTCGATTACCTCGACGGCGAAGACGACTACCAGTTCTAA
- a CDS encoding long-chain-fatty-acid--CoA ligase produces the protein MEYDLTITKLLERARDLFDHKEIVTALPDGSTHRYTYGDAYERISQLAHALDDYGMADGDRSGVMAVNHYRHFELYFGPSCSARSIHMVNHRLPEHHLVEIIEEAQDRLMFVDPQFVDVLEPVADDLDSVEQYVVLGGHTDVPDTSLESVTDYESFIDGYDTDYDWPAIDEDTESALCYTSGTTGLPKGVQYTHRGQFLHTLMHSHVDVFGVSETDTVMPVVPMFHVNGWGLPYTTTFTGAKIVLPGQRTDPDELLPLITEEAVTVAAAVPTVWMEVDRLIEDADYLGPDALDSLQDVLIGGSSPPASLIRKFDEVYDAPISQGYGMTEASPHLANTLMTTEMRELPEAERDRLRMKAGIPAPGVQVRLRDESGEPVPHDGETPGEVQARAPWLAGEYYQRPDATRTSFTQDGWFRSGDIATVDEYGNLDVVDRLDDAIKSGGEWISSIELENALVGHDGVEEATVIGVPHDKWQERPVAYVVAADAVTAEDLRDYLLAEFPKWWLPDRFEFIDQVPKTTTGKYNKKRLAERFEAEYGSLPIEE, from the coding sequence ATGGAATACGACCTCACGATAACGAAGCTCCTGGAGCGGGCCCGCGACCTCTTCGACCACAAGGAGATAGTCACCGCGCTCCCGGACGGCAGCACACACCGCTACACGTACGGCGACGCCTACGAGCGCATCAGTCAGCTCGCGCACGCGCTGGACGACTACGGGATGGCGGACGGCGACCGCTCGGGCGTGATGGCGGTCAACCACTACCGTCACTTCGAGCTCTACTTCGGCCCCTCCTGCAGCGCGCGCAGCATCCACATGGTGAACCACCGGCTGCCGGAACACCACCTCGTCGAGATAATCGAGGAGGCCCAGGACCGGCTGATGTTCGTCGACCCGCAGTTCGTCGACGTCCTCGAACCCGTCGCGGACGACCTCGACAGCGTCGAGCAGTACGTGGTTCTCGGCGGCCACACCGACGTCCCGGACACGTCGCTGGAGTCGGTCACCGACTACGAGTCGTTCATCGACGGCTACGACACCGACTACGACTGGCCCGCCATCGACGAGGACACTGAGAGCGCGCTCTGTTACACGTCCGGCACCACCGGGCTGCCGAAGGGCGTCCAGTACACCCACCGGGGCCAGTTCCTGCACACGCTGATGCACAGCCACGTCGACGTGTTCGGCGTCAGCGAGACCGACACCGTGATGCCGGTGGTGCCGATGTTCCACGTCAACGGCTGGGGGCTCCCGTACACGACGACGTTTACCGGCGCGAAAATCGTGCTCCCGGGCCAGCGGACCGACCCGGACGAACTCCTCCCCCTGATAACCGAGGAGGCGGTTACCGTCGCGGCCGCGGTCCCGACCGTCTGGATGGAGGTCGACCGCCTCATCGAGGACGCCGACTATCTCGGTCCGGACGCGCTGGACTCGCTTCAGGACGTGCTCATCGGCGGGAGTTCCCCCCCGGCGTCGCTCATCCGGAAGTTCGACGAGGTCTACGACGCACCCATCAGTCAGGGCTACGGGATGACTGAGGCCTCGCCCCACCTCGCGAACACACTGATGACGACGGAGATGCGGGAACTGCCCGAAGCGGAACGGGACCGTCTCCGGATGAAAGCGGGCATCCCCGCGCCGGGCGTCCAGGTTCGACTCCGCGACGAGAGCGGGGAGCCGGTGCCCCACGACGGCGAGACGCCCGGCGAAGTGCAGGCACGGGCCCCGTGGCTTGCCGGCGAGTACTACCAGCGCCCGGACGCGACGCGAACGTCGTTCACGCAGGACGGGTGGTTCCGGAGCGGCGACATCGCCACCGTCGACGAGTACGGCAATCTCGACGTGGTCGACCGCCTCGACGACGCCATCAAGAGCGGCGGCGAGTGGATTTCAAGCATCGAACTGGAGAACGCCCTCGTCGGTCACGATGGGGTCGAGGAAGCCACCGTCATCGGCGTGCCCCACGACAAGTGGCAAGAGCGCCCAGTTGCGTACGTCGTCGCAGCCGACGCCGTGACCGCCGAGGACCTCCGGGACTACCTGCTCGCGGAGTTCCCGAAATGGTGGCTCCCGGACCGCTTCGAGTTCATCGACCAGGTGCCCAAGACAACCACTGGGAAGTACAACAAGAAGCGACTCGCCGAACGCTTCGAGGCGGAGTACGGGTCGCTGCCTATCGAGGAGTAG
- a CDS encoding Zn-ribbon domain-containing OB-fold protein — translation MTDHTNHPDDEPPRTTVSVPETIEMPRLLDFYELQDADHTRIHEFYDRLSDGSLSTTACRDCGERHFPPRVVCPECTSDDLEYVSLPHDGTLFAFAAVRGGGPVGMDTPFVTGVVDLDGVDIQLSAHIDGVGYDDLAIGDPVTLQVVDIDGPTDRDRVFYRFVPRDDTA, via the coding sequence ATGACCGACCACACCAACCACCCCGACGACGAACCGCCGCGGACGACTGTCTCGGTGCCGGAGACAATCGAGATGCCGCGTCTGCTCGACTTCTACGAGCTGCAGGATGCCGACCACACGCGGATTCACGAGTTCTACGACCGCCTCAGCGACGGGTCGCTGTCCACGACGGCGTGTCGGGACTGCGGTGAGCGCCACTTCCCGCCACGGGTCGTCTGTCCGGAGTGTACGAGCGACGACCTCGAGTACGTCTCGCTGCCCCACGACGGCACGCTGTTCGCGTTCGCCGCCGTCAGGGGCGGCGGCCCGGTCGGGATGGACACGCCGTTCGTCACGGGCGTCGTCGACCTGGACGGCGTCGACATCCAGCTGTCGGCCCACATCGACGGCGTCGGCTACGACGACCTCGCCATCGGCGATCCCGTGACGCTGCAGGTCGTGGACATCGACGGTCCGACTGACCGGGACAGGGTGTTTTATCGATTCGTGCCACGGGATGATACAGCATGA
- a CDS encoding thiolase C-terminal domain-containing protein: protein MTRSAAIVGGGHADWGKREATWKDLAQEAGKAAFDDVDGLGPDDVEGLFVGAVQPERFAFQSHVAPLAAELLGIDVTKMISRTELACASGQAALRYAWLAIASGQLDVALVLGVEKMNLGDDYMAETQSGMTNVLDREFDGVNGLNAPSFFSMFAQRHMHEYGTTREQLAKVSVKNKRHAANNPYAQFQQEVSVDDVLDSYPVAPPLCLLDCSGITDGAAGLLLVSESKARELTDTAAYVTGSGQSCMASNSINNLPSMSAWPQATVAAEEAYHQAGIDDPVEELDVAEIHDCFSVSEIIEYEDLGWVEKGEGGQFIEDGRSELDGDIAVNPRGGLLGCGHPLGATGVSQALEVYKQFTGEVESARQVPDSPETGLIHNLSGSGSVHSVMTLARDPQ from the coding sequence ATGACACGGAGCGCTGCAATCGTCGGCGGCGGCCACGCCGACTGGGGGAAACGTGAAGCGACGTGGAAGGACCTCGCACAGGAGGCCGGAAAGGCCGCCTTCGACGACGTGGACGGCCTCGGGCCGGACGACGTCGAAGGGCTGTTCGTCGGCGCGGTACAGCCCGAGCGATTCGCCTTCCAGAGCCACGTCGCCCCGCTGGCCGCGGAGCTGCTCGGCATCGACGTCACGAAGATGATATCACGCACTGAACTGGCGTGTGCGAGCGGGCAGGCGGCGCTCCGGTACGCGTGGCTCGCCATCGCCAGCGGTCAGCTAGACGTGGCGCTCGTGCTCGGCGTCGAGAAGATGAACCTCGGCGACGACTACATGGCGGAGACCCAGTCGGGCATGACGAACGTGCTCGACCGCGAGTTCGACGGCGTCAACGGCCTGAACGCGCCGTCCTTCTTCTCGATGTTCGCCCAGCGCCACATGCACGAGTACGGCACCACCCGCGAACAGCTCGCGAAGGTGAGCGTCAAGAACAAACGCCACGCCGCGAACAACCCCTACGCGCAGTTCCAGCAGGAGGTCAGCGTCGACGACGTGCTGGACTCCTATCCGGTCGCGCCCCCGCTATGCCTGCTTGACTGCAGCGGTATCACGGACGGCGCCGCCGGCCTGCTACTCGTCAGCGAGTCGAAGGCCCGCGAACTCACGGACACCGCGGCGTACGTCACGGGGAGCGGCCAGTCCTGCATGGCGAGCAACTCCATCAACAACCTGCCGTCGATGTCCGCGTGGCCCCAGGCCACCGTCGCCGCGGAGGAGGCCTACCACCAGGCCGGTATCGACGACCCAGTCGAGGAGCTCGACGTCGCGGAGATTCACGACTGCTTCTCCGTCAGCGAGATTATCGAGTACGAGGACCTCGGCTGGGTGGAGAAAGGCGAGGGCGGCCAGTTCATCGAGGACGGGCGCAGCGAACTCGACGGCGACATCGCCGTCAACCCCCGCGGCGGGCTCCTGGGCTGTGGGCACCCGCTGGGTGCGACCGGCGTCTCGCAAGCGCTTGAGGTGTACAAGCAGTTCACCGGCGAGGTCGAGTCCGCCCGACAGGTGCCGGACAGCCCGGAGACCGGCCTCATCCACAATCTCAGCGGCAGCGGTAGCGTCCACAGCGTGATGACGCTCGCGAGGGACCCACAATGA
- a CDS encoding 3-hydroxyacyl-CoA dehydrogenase/enoyl-CoA hydratase family protein: MGENEIESVAVLGAGSMGHGIAELAAIASYDVVLRDIEDDLVDDGLEQVEWSLGKLEEKGNLDESADDVRARISGETELEAAVSDADLVIEAIPENLSLKRETFAEVDDYAPERAILASNTSGLSITEIGAATDRPEQVVGAHFFNPPVKMNLVEVVHGERTSEATLEAIHAFVADLDKRAIDVKRDVHGFIVNNVMLPFIEEAAWMLADDGTTVQRADAAMVYQRGYPMGPFELADYTGIDIAYHFREDTDLDSPPTIAEKVEADHLGKKTGQGFYDWEADGPDYEPGDGEGFDWLRIEARMVNEAARLVGNDVATPNDIDLGSRLGARFPEGVCRLGDQLGLDSVLDKLQTLYEETGARRFAPDDYLVELVENGHTGVDAGRGFHDYAGDGPYQYINKSLDDRGVLEIEFDRPERLNAFSETMFGEVKEALDNADTDEVSCVVFSGAGQAFSSGADITGFMTSEPTELMDVDETIQAIDEFERPTLARIDGFCLGAGFEIALACDLRLATESSSLGAPEINLGLIPGGGGTQRLTRIVGEGRAKELVFRGEQISAERAADWGLLNRAVPESEFEETVEEFIDDLANGPKTALKVAKRVIDDGQDASLQAGLDSESQAFGLLTTTDDMVEGVTAFRDDREPEFE; this comes from the coding sequence ATGGGAGAGAACGAGATAGAGAGTGTGGCCGTGCTCGGTGCGGGAAGCATGGGCCACGGTATCGCTGAACTCGCCGCCATTGCGAGCTACGACGTGGTGCTTCGAGACATCGAAGACGACCTTGTCGATGACGGCCTCGAACAGGTGGAGTGGAGCCTCGGCAAGCTCGAGGAGAAAGGCAATCTCGACGAGTCAGCCGACGACGTACGCGCCCGCATCTCCGGCGAGACGGAGCTCGAAGCCGCCGTTTCCGACGCGGACCTCGTCATCGAGGCGATTCCCGAAAACCTCAGTCTGAAGCGCGAGACGTTTGCCGAAGTCGACGACTACGCGCCCGAGCGCGCCATCCTGGCGTCGAACACGTCCGGCCTGAGCATCACCGAAATCGGAGCAGCGACCGACCGCCCAGAACAGGTCGTCGGCGCGCACTTCTTCAATCCGCCGGTGAAGATGAACCTCGTCGAGGTCGTCCACGGCGAACGGACCAGCGAGGCGACCCTCGAAGCCATCCACGCGTTCGTCGCCGACCTCGACAAGCGCGCTATCGACGTCAAGCGGGACGTCCATGGGTTCATCGTGAACAACGTCATGCTGCCGTTCATCGAGGAGGCAGCGTGGATGCTCGCGGACGACGGGACCACGGTTCAGCGAGCCGACGCCGCGATGGTCTACCAGCGCGGCTACCCGATGGGGCCGTTCGAACTCGCAGATTACACCGGCATTGACATCGCGTACCACTTCCGCGAGGACACCGACCTCGACTCGCCGCCGACCATCGCCGAGAAGGTCGAGGCGGACCACCTCGGGAAGAAGACCGGCCAGGGGTTCTACGACTGGGAGGCCGACGGCCCTGACTACGAACCGGGCGATGGCGAGGGTTTCGACTGGCTGCGCATCGAGGCCCGAATGGTCAACGAGGCCGCACGGCTCGTCGGCAACGACGTCGCGACGCCGAACGACATCGACCTCGGCAGCAGATTGGGCGCGCGCTTTCCGGAGGGCGTCTGCCGGCTTGGCGACCAACTCGGCCTCGACAGCGTCCTCGACAAACTCCAGACGCTCTACGAGGAGACGGGTGCTCGACGGTTCGCGCCGGACGACTACCTCGTCGAACTCGTCGAGAACGGCCACACAGGCGTCGACGCCGGCCGCGGCTTCCACGACTACGCCGGCGATGGGCCCTACCAGTACATCAACAAGTCGCTGGACGACCGTGGGGTCCTCGAAATCGAGTTCGACCGTCCGGAGCGGCTGAACGCGTTCTCCGAGACGATGTTCGGCGAGGTGAAGGAAGCCCTCGACAACGCCGACACCGACGAGGTGTCCTGCGTGGTGTTTTCGGGCGCCGGGCAGGCGTTCAGTTCCGGCGCGGACATCACCGGCTTCATGACCTCCGAACCCACCGAGCTGATGGACGTCGACGAGACGATTCAGGCCATCGACGAGTTCGAGCGCCCGACGCTCGCGCGCATCGACGGCTTCTGTCTGGGCGCGGGCTTCGAGATAGCGCTGGCCTGTGACCTCCGGCTCGCGACGGAGAGTTCCTCGCTGGGTGCGCCGGAAATCAACCTCGGGCTCATCCCGGGCGGCGGCGGCACCCAGCGGCTCACCCGCATCGTCGGGGAGGGCCGCGCGAAGGAACTCGTCTTCCGCGGCGAGCAGATTTCCGCCGAGCGCGCCGCCGACTGGGGACTGCTCAATCGCGCCGTCCCGGAGTCCGAGTTCGAGGAGACGGTAGAGGAGTTCATCGATGACCTCGCAAACGGCCCGAAGACGGCGCTGAAGGTCGCAAAGCGCGTCATCGACGACGGACAGGACGCCAGCCTGCAGGCGGGCCTCGACTCGGAGAGCCAGGCCTTTGGCCTGCTCACGACCACGGACGACATGGTCGAGGGCGTGACGGCGTTCAGAGACGACCGCGAACCGGAGTTCGAGTGA
- a CDS encoding ABC transporter substrate-binding protein, with the protein MGTSDSKRGRRSFLKIAGATGATGLSSLAGCTVFSSDSGSDTVTIAAAVPETGRLAPVGNEMLAGYELGVEMLNERDNVDREVELLVRDDESDAQTLRQQLQQLTSNNDVNMIWGSFSSPLVMSGSAYAENQGLPFLAVATCYQEPLVSGNKEWTYTPFPKTRDVTRATRGILELIPASERPQTVGIWEENSGWGAEMANAWDSTLSDAGYDIGMRETYNPGNEDFSTLISQTENAGVEALVACPQPPDGITAMNQLNNSGYMPDFIEFVRAADPQAWWSALGEQGNYVTMCPGWASGMTGNGNEAFLSTYADRNDGETPRVMVGVGYNLAQTTEQALVSAGSPDPESVRASLDETEFSTVIGDFGFDEYGMPVEGQLSAASAQWWDGEQRLVYPQTEQAAELQHPIE; encoded by the coding sequence ATGGGTACATCTGACAGTAAACGCGGTCGGCGGTCGTTCCTGAAGATTGCCGGTGCAACAGGTGCGACTGGTCTCAGTAGCCTCGCTGGCTGTACCGTCTTCAGCAGTGACAGCGGGTCGGACACGGTCACTATCGCGGCCGCCGTTCCGGAAACCGGGCGGCTGGCCCCGGTCGGCAACGAAATGCTCGCCGGCTACGAGCTCGGCGTGGAGATGCTCAACGAGCGCGACAACGTCGACCGGGAAGTCGAACTCCTCGTCAGGGACGACGAGAGCGACGCCCAGACGCTCCGCCAGCAACTCCAACAACTCACCAGCAACAACGATGTGAACATGATCTGGGGGAGTTTCTCCAGCCCACTCGTCATGTCGGGGTCGGCGTACGCCGAAAACCAGGGGCTACCGTTCCTTGCGGTCGCCACCTGCTATCAAGAACCGCTCGTCTCCGGGAACAAAGAGTGGACGTACACGCCGTTCCCGAAGACGCGCGATGTCACGCGCGCGACTAGGGGGATACTCGAACTCATCCCGGCGAGCGAGCGTCCACAGACGGTCGGTATCTGGGAGGAGAACTCCGGCTGGGGTGCCGAGATGGCGAACGCTTGGGACTCGACCCTCTCGGACGCGGGCTACGATATCGGGATGCGGGAGACGTACAACCCCGGCAACGAGGACTTCTCGACGCTCATCTCACAGACCGAAAACGCCGGAGTCGAAGCGCTCGTTGCGTGCCCGCAGCCGCCCGACGGTATCACTGCCATGAACCAACTGAACAACTCCGGCTACATGCCCGATTTCATCGAGTTCGTGCGTGCCGCGGACCCACAGGCGTGGTGGTCGGCGCTTGGCGAACAAGGGAACTACGTCACAATGTGCCCGGGCTGGGCATCTGGAATGACCGGCAACGGCAACGAAGCGTTTCTGAGCACGTACGCTGACCGGAACGACGGCGAGACGCCGCGCGTGATGGTCGGCGTCGGCTACAATCTCGCACAGACGACCGAGCAGGCGCTGGTCAGCGCCGGGAGCCCCGACCCCGAGAGCGTGCGGGCGTCGCTCGATGAGACGGAATTCAGCACTGTCATCGGTGACTTCGGCTTCGATGAGTACGGGATGCCCGTCGAGGGCCAACTCTCGGCCGCGAGCGCACAGTGGTGGGACGGCGAGCAGCGCCTCGTCTACCCGCAAACCGAACAGGCCGCCGAACTACAGCACCCCATAGAGTGA
- a CDS encoding HAMP domain-containing protein has product MSADDIRPTDGTGEDSDASGGILAAVVPDFVRRNFALKFGIVLFVMALSVGLVGLAATEQVRNYTEQQVLSDYENAAAQEADILSQWVDRNRLSTQFVSADDVWASSDTDDIEIELDNRKAALSADAANIHLVERGVGQSDVVASTSNSEVLATSPLGSTGRAWLTESSFETASDVVVSDVYQTPSGPVVGFASPVDASQNRYLLIEYSLGEIANSFQGSARADGGFTQVVNRSAVVMIDEPSDGSRGLGESTLQPYSSSARATEVLDAANALRSSDQQSGVDDSMPGTDVLGERYTVGYAPIQGTDWVVLVHAPNSAVFGFVQDVQQYGLVGTALMVLLIAGVGAVLGYNTATSIDRLTRKTDQMRQGNLDVDIATARIDNVGRLYSGFADMRDALREQIDEAERAQKEAEVSRAEALEVNRYLQRKAEEFSDVMEATAAGNLTERMTTDGENESMDRIASEFNGMVDELEKTVGQLDSFADEVAESGEIVLTSAESVRDASEQVAESTQKISDDASDQKDRLAAISRDLDALVDTLEELDANNPEVDLSDSLERFQTVATTLQSAAETSDQMMAETQTVAGAAEEQAAELNEVSARAEQLKRYAKPLGDILNRFETEAEHEFVFSGGPSQSLSEEEE; this is encoded by the coding sequence ATGAGCGCAGACGACATCCGACCGACAGACGGTACCGGAGAGGACTCGGACGCGTCGGGCGGGATTCTGGCCGCAGTGGTCCCGGATTTCGTCCGGCGGAACTTCGCGCTGAAGTTCGGCATCGTTCTGTTCGTCATGGCGCTGTCGGTGGGACTCGTCGGCCTCGCCGCGACGGAGCAAGTCAGGAACTACACCGAGCAGCAGGTGCTGAGCGACTACGAAAACGCCGCGGCACAGGAGGCGGACATCCTGTCGCAGTGGGTGGACCGGAACAGGCTGTCGACGCAGTTCGTCTCCGCCGACGACGTCTGGGCCAGCAGCGACACCGACGACATCGAGATAGAACTCGACAACCGAAAGGCTGCCCTGTCTGCGGACGCCGCGAACATCCACCTCGTCGAGCGCGGGGTCGGCCAGTCGGACGTCGTCGCGAGCACGTCCAACTCGGAAGTGCTGGCGACGTCCCCGCTCGGGTCGACGGGCAGGGCGTGGCTGACCGAATCGAGCTTCGAAACGGCGAGCGACGTCGTCGTCTCCGACGTCTACCAGACCCCCTCCGGACCAGTCGTCGGGTTCGCCAGTCCCGTCGACGCCTCGCAGAACCGATATCTCCTCATCGAGTACTCGCTCGGCGAGATAGCGAACTCCTTCCAGGGTAGTGCCAGAGCCGATGGCGGGTTCACGCAGGTCGTCAACAGGTCGGCAGTCGTCATGATAGACGAACCAAGTGACGGGAGCCGCGGTCTGGGCGAGAGCACGCTCCAGCCGTACAGTTCGAGCGCCCGCGCCACCGAGGTCCTCGACGCGGCGAACGCCCTCCGCTCGTCGGACCAGCAGTCCGGTGTCGACGACAGCATGCCGGGGACCGACGTGCTCGGGGAGCGCTACACTGTCGGCTACGCGCCGATTCAGGGGACCGACTGGGTCGTTCTCGTACACGCACCCAACTCCGCGGTGTTCGGGTTCGTTCAGGACGTCCAGCAGTACGGACTCGTCGGCACGGCGCTGATGGTGTTGCTCATCGCCGGCGTCGGTGCGGTGCTGGGATACAACACGGCGACGTCGATAGACAGGCTGACCCGGAAGACTGACCAGATGCGACAGGGGAACCTCGACGTCGACATCGCCACCGCCCGTATCGACAACGTCGGGCGGCTCTACAGCGGGTTCGCCGACATGCGTGACGCGCTCAGAGAACAGATAGACGAGGCCGAACGCGCCCAGAAGGAGGCGGAAGTCTCCCGGGCCGAAGCGCTGGAAGTCAACAGATATCTCCAGCGCAAAGCCGAGGAGTTCTCCGACGTGATGGAGGCGACGGCCGCCGGGAACCTCACCGAGCGGATGACCACCGACGGCGAGAACGAATCGATGGACCGCATCGCCAGCGAGTTCAACGGCATGGTCGACGAACTCGAAAAGACGGTCGGCCAGCTGGACAGTTTCGCCGACGAGGTCGCGGAATCGGGCGAGATCGTCCTCACGAGCGCCGAGTCCGTCCGTGACGCGTCCGAGCAGGTGGCCGAGTCGACACAGAAGATATCCGACGACGCCTCCGACCAGAAGGACCGCCTGGCCGCCATCTCCAGGGACCTCGACGCTCTCGTCGACACCCTCGAAGAACTGGACGCGAACAACCCGGAGGTCGACCTGAGTGACTCGCTCGAACGGTTCCAGACGGTCGCGACCACGCTGCAGTCGGCCGCCGAAACGAGCGACCAGATGATGGCCGAAACCCAGACCGTCGCCGGTGCGGCCGAGGAGCAGGCCGCGGAACTCAACGAGGTGTCCGCGCGTGCCGAACAACTCAAACGCTACGCGAAACCGCTGGGTGACATCCTGAACCGCTTCGAGACCGAGGCCGAACACGAGTTCGTCTTCTCCGGCGGGCCGTCACAGAGCCTGAGCGAAGAAGAGGAGTAG
- a CDS encoding ABC transporter substrate-binding protein, with amino-acid sequence MSGDSVTFGINVASSGTYSPAGQQERRGVELAVKHINSGGGWVSAGSYESPLDGDGLLGKAVEFAVEDTGSSSDTARRNARRLVDSEEAIMLAGGTSSNSAAATQEVAAQNQVVYMSTTAQAGSLTGAACNRYSFHEMVNSHMTAEALAPVLRAEYGTDVNYAKFFEQSDWGAAFRDDMDRVLGDLGWSPVWEYNAQAGTSDYSQYAADIESVDFDAIVLGFRGFDAVNALRAFREAYPDADIVLPLASLAVARTAGDAIDGVVGTVAWSPAIDSPLSDAFREAFREEYGSTTGSSDSAVPSGPAHVAYTQTLQYASAVERAGTFDPRAVITELEGHEYDAGLGPQTLRRCDHQAMRRVPVVKGKSEVQHSYGTYYSLVGEPTAVRYACDSGPAADCSLGES; translated from the coding sequence GTGTCGGGGGACTCGGTGACCTTCGGCATCAACGTCGCCTCGTCCGGGACGTACTCCCCGGCCGGTCAGCAGGAACGCCGCGGGGTCGAACTCGCGGTCAAACACATAAACAGCGGCGGCGGGTGGGTGTCGGCCGGCAGTTACGAGTCGCCCCTGGACGGCGACGGACTTCTCGGCAAGGCGGTTGAGTTCGCCGTCGAAGACACGGGCAGCAGTTCGGACACCGCTCGGCGGAACGCACGGCGACTCGTCGACAGCGAGGAGGCCATCATGCTCGCCGGCGGCACGTCCAGCAATTCCGCAGCGGCGACCCAGGAGGTCGCCGCGCAGAACCAGGTCGTCTACATGTCGACGACGGCCCAGGCGGGTTCGCTGACGGGGGCAGCCTGTAACCGGTACTCGTTTCACGAGATGGTCAACAGTCACATGACCGCGGAGGCGCTGGCCCCGGTGCTGCGTGCCGAATACGGGACGGACGTCAATTATGCGAAGTTCTTCGAGCAGAGCGACTGGGGCGCGGCGTTTCGGGACGACATGGACCGCGTTCTCGGGGACCTGGGCTGGTCACCCGTCTGGGAGTACAACGCACAGGCCGGAACGAGCGACTACTCCCAGTACGCCGCGGACATCGAGTCGGTCGACTTCGACGCGATTGTGCTCGGCTTCCGTGGTTTCGACGCAGTGAACGCCCTCAGAGCGTTCCGGGAGGCGTACCCGGACGCCGACATCGTCCTGCCGCTGGCCTCGCTGGCGGTCGCCCGGACTGCGGGCGATGCCATCGACGGCGTCGTCGGAACCGTCGCCTGGAGTCCGGCCATCGACTCGCCGCTATCGGACGCCTTCCGGGAGGCGTTCCGGGAGGAGTACGGCAGTACGACGGGGTCCTCGGATTCGGCCGTCCCGTCCGGCCCGGCACACGTCGCGTACACGCAGACGCTCCAGTACGCCAGCGCCGTCGAGCGTGCGGGGACGTTCGACCCCAGAGCGGTCATCACGGAACTCGAAGGGCACGAGTACGACGCCGGACTCGGCCCGCAGACGCTCCGGCGCTGTGACCATCAGGCGATGCGGCGAGTCCCGGTCGTCAAGGGGAAATCGGAGGTACAACACTCCTACGGGACCTACTACAGCCTCGTGGGAGAGCCAACAGCGGTGCGGTACGCGTGCGACAGCGGTCCGGCGGCCGACTGCTCACTGGGGGAGAGCTAA